The following coding sequences lie in one Trichoderma breve strain T069 chromosome 1, whole genome shotgun sequence genomic window:
- a CDS encoding acyl-CoA dehydrogenase, middle domain-containing protein: MESSGADKGFFQRPPSLVNQFYEDATYQRCFKLFLPAELREQIEPEVAKLGQEVLADRIFAWITDAERNKPYLKGSGRNAFGQWQGKLIMAEGWRQLQEFGFAKGFVADAYDTPYGPFARNRQFLRLFLWEGSSANVTCPTAMQDGAARMLQVHLTTPSLAAKLSETEKRVFENAFQHLTTRDPKFSWTSGQWMTERPGGSDVSLTETTAVYQPNETKAMASKEEGIPLGPWSINGFKWFSSATDSDMTILLARTPAGKVSTFLAPLRKHDPAALSESGNPDPNGQCLNGVRIQRLKNKLGTQSLPTAELVLEDMRGWIIGEENRGIQEISVLLHLTRIHSTSQAVGYLGRGLAVARAFARVRDVGAGRGARMRLTDSSLHMKTLARMTAEYRRIMLLHMFTVYILGLSEHPTEMGADITPALKAYVCNSALRLLYSCMESIGGVGYLLNEEQEYLNIARLYRDAAVLPIWEGTTDLLSTDFIRALKRPESGVQSLDALDRFIKQAFSLGGDASNHQRVVKRWESERNRITRESQSDLVGKGRDIMWSVTEVLMAALLHVDANNDGDVTEREILQRYLEDRFSVKERVGVSTREELEKDFTIVYGEERSKTGSNL, encoded by the exons TCAATTCTACGAGGATGCCACTTATCAACGCTGTTTTAAAC TATTTCTGCCAGCCGAATTGAGGGAGCAAATTGAACCAGAAGTGGCAAAGCTTGGTCAAGAGGTGTTGGCTGACAGAATATTCGCCTGGATCACAGATGCGGAGCGAAACAAGCCGTATCTCAAAGGATCTGGCCGGAATGCATttgggcaatggcaaggaaAACTCATCATGGCAGAAGGGTGGCGCCAGCTGCAGGAATTTGGCTTCGCGAAAGG TTTTGTCGCCGATGCCTATGACACCCCGTACGGGCCTTTCGCACGAAATAGACAGTTCCTCCGCTTGTTTCTGTGGGAAGGGTCATCTGCAAACGTTACGTGCCCCACCGCGATGCAAGATGGCGCAGCTAGGATGCTACAGGTGCATCTAACCACTCCCAGCCTGGCAGCCAAACTATCAGAGACAGAAAAGAGAGTATTTGAGAATGCGTTCCAACACTTGACGACCCGAGACCCCAAGTTTTCATGGACCAGCGGGCAATGGATGACCGAAAGGCCTGGTGGAAGCGACGTATCATTGACTGAGACGACAGCTGTTTATCAGCCAAATGAGACCAAGGCGATGGCAtccaaagaagagggcatcCCGCTAGGCCCATGGAGCATCAACGGATTCAAGTGGTTTTCGTCCGCCACTGATTCCGACATGACGATTCTGCTTGCAAGAACTCCAGCTGGCAAAGTGTCTACCTTTCTTGCGCCACTTCGGAAGCATGATCCTGCTGCTTTGAGTGAATCTGGAAATCCCGATCCAAATGGACAGTGCCTTAACGGCGTGCGCATTCAGCGTCTTAAGAATAAGCTCGGGACCCAATCTCTCCCCACAGCAGAGCTCGTCCTGGAAGACATGCGTGGGTGGATTATCGGGGAAGAAAACCGCGGCATTCAGGAAATCTCCGTCCTGCTGCACTTGACGCGAATACACTCCACCAGCCAAGCAGTCGGATACTTGGGCCGTGGCCTAGCAGTCGCGCGAGCATTTGCGAGAGTCAGGGACGTCGGGGCCGGCAGAGGCGCTAGAATGAGACTGACTGACAGCTCACTGCATATGAAGACATTGGCACGGATGACTGCCGAGTACAGACGGATAATGCTTCTGCACATGTTTACCGTGTATATCCTTGGGCTGTCTGAACATCCGACGGAAATGGGGGCGGATATAACACCAGCGCTCAAG GCATATGTCTGCAACTCAGCCCTGAGATTGCTGTATTCCTGTATGGAATCGATCGGTGGCGTGGGCTATCTGCTGAACGAGGAACAAGAATATCTCAACATTGCGCGTCTCTATAGAGACGCTGCTGTGCTACCCATCTGGGAGGGTACTACCGATTTGCTGAGCACTGACTTTATTAGGGCACTCAAGCGTCCTGAATCTGGAGTGCAGTCACTTGATGCCTTGGACCGCTTCATTAAACAGGCATTTTCTTTGGGTGGAGATGCCTCTAATCACCAAAGAGTGGTGAAAAGGTGGGAGAGTGAGAGAAACCGCATTACCAGGGAATCTCAAAGCGATCTTGTCGGCAAGGGCAGAGACATCATGTGGTCTGTTACGGAAGTTTTGATGGCAGCTTTGCTGCATGTCGACGCCAACAACGACGGGGATGTCACTGAGCGAGAAATTCTGCAACGGTATTTGGAGGACAGATTCTCGGTAAAAGAAAGAGTTGGTGTATCCACAAGggaagagctggaaaaggaCTTTACCATTGTGTATGGCGAAGAAAGATCAAAGACTGGCTCCAATCTGTAA
- a CDS encoding taurine catabolism dioxygenase tauD, tfdA family domain-containing protein produces MASQMKIERIIHEEGSSVNFGAHISNVDLENASDTDMAILAEAFYKYQVLVLKNQENLSPRAQYEFTERLNSAASMGHGNKHNPKRFLLSPDLNTVPHQPQVQIIGNGFVPEHQGAKNLKLRYPHHLSSHSTTIADEDDVEFTRFYRWHIDAALYDDAPPVATTILAVTLPKRRMQTVRYDDGTGDELPVPLGTIAFASGETTYDLLSEEDKAFARSTRVEYAAHPYIWMGRAKSHPTGLGLISEGKELDDDQLPPVDPASIQILPMCWRNPVTNRLALQVHAAVARRLHLANGEVIDDLERVRDILYRLQRPGIAPQLVYAHDWEEGDFVIFHNRGLQHSIVGSLAEDEVRVMRQCIIAGTEMPEGPEEVVL; encoded by the exons ATGGCTTCTCAGATGAAAATTGAACGCATAATCCACGAAGAGGGCTCCAGCGTAAACTTTGGGGCTCACATCTCCAATGTGGATTTGGAAAACGCATCAG ACACCGACATGGCTATTCTTGCAGAGGCCTTCTACAAGTACCAGGTCCTGGTGCTGAAGAACCAAGAGAATTTGTCACCACGAGCCCAGTACGAGTTCACGGAACGCCTCAACTCGGCTGCATCAATGGGCCACGGCAATAAGCACAACCCCAAGAGATTCCTCTTGAGCCCAGACCTCAACACTGTTCCCCACCAGCCACAGGTACAAATCATCGGCAACGGCTTCGTGCCCGAGCATCAAGGTGCCAAAAATCTCAAGCTGCGATATCCACACCACCTCTCGTCACACTCCACCACAATCgctgacgaggacgatgtgGAATTCACCCGCTTCTACCGCTGGCACATTGATGCTGCTCTGTACGATGATGCGCCTCCCGTTGCCACGACGATTCTGGCCGTGACGCTGCCCAAGAGACGCATGCAGACGGTGCGCTACGACGATGGCACAGGAGATGAACTACCAGTTCCGCTCGGTACAATTGCGTTTGCGAGTGGAGAGACGACCTACGATTTGCTCTCGGAAGAGGACAAGGCATTTGCTCGATCAACGAGGGTCGAGTATGCCGCTCATCCGTACATCTGGATGGGTCGAGCCAAGTCGCATCCCACCGGTCTGGGACTCATCTCAGAGGGCAAAGAACTGGATGACGATCAACTGCCGCCTGTTGATCCAGCCTCGATCCAGATTCTACCAATGTGCTGGCGGAACCCCGTCACGAACCGTCTTGCGCTTCAAGTCCACGCAGCTGTTGCACGGCGACTGCATCTTGCAAACGGCGAAGTGATTGACGACTTGGAGCGAGTTCGTGACATCTTGTATCGGCTGCAGAGACCTGGAATTGCACCACAGTTAGTGTACGCGCATGACTGGGAGGAAGGGGATTTTGTGATTTTCCACAATCGTGGGCTTCAGCATTCGATTGTCGGATCGCTGGCGGAAGATGAAGTCAGAGTAATGAGGCAATGTATTATCGCGGGGACTGAGATGCCTGAGGGGCCAGAGGAAGTTGTGTTGTAG